The following are encoded together in the Streptococcus oralis genome:
- a CDS encoding Spx/MgsR family RNA polymerase-binding regulatory protein produces MITLFLSPSCTSCRKAKAWLETHKVPFQEHNIMTSPLTRKELQHILSLTENGTDDIISTRSKIFQKLDIDVESISVSELLQLIEQYPSLLRRPIIIDTKRMQIGFNEDEIRAFLPRSYRKQELKEATLRAGIG; encoded by the coding sequence ATGATTACACTATTTTTATCACCGAGTTGTACATCATGTCGTAAGGCAAAGGCTTGGTTAGAGACGCATAAAGTGCCCTTTCAAGAGCATAATATTATGACTAGTCCTTTAACAAGAAAAGAATTACAACATATTCTTTCCTTGACCGAAAATGGTACTGATGACATCATTTCAACTCGTTCAAAAATTTTTCAAAAATTGGATATTGATGTAGAGAGTATCTCGGTATCGGAGTTGCTTCAGTTGATTGAGCAATATCCTAGTCTTTTGCGTCGCCCAATCATTATAGATACCAAACGCATGCAGATCGGTTTTAATGAAGATGAGATTCGTGCTTTTCTCCCTCGTAGTTACCGTAAACAGGAATTGAAAGAAGCAACATTGAGAGCTGGTATTGGATAG
- a CDS encoding UPF0223 family protein, with protein sequence MNKQYSYPLDLSWSTEELASVLSFFNDVEAAYEDKVEAKKLLESYKKFKSVVPSKSEEKRLGREFETASGYSCYHAVQLAKEKREGKISLGN encoded by the coding sequence ATGAACAAACAGTATAGTTACCCACTAGATTTGTCGTGGAGCACTGAAGAACTTGCTTCAGTGCTTTCTTTTTTTAATGATGTTGAAGCTGCTTATGAAGATAAGGTTGAAGCAAAAAAACTGCTAGAATCTTACAAGAAATTTAAGTCTGTGGTTCCAAGCAAAAGTGAAGAAAAACGTTTAGGTCGCGAATTTGAGACGGCTAGCGGTTATTCCTGCTATCATGCGGTTCAATTAGCAAAAGAAAAAAGAGAAGGGAAGATTTCTCTTGGAAACTAA